ATCAATCCGAATGCTTCGAGTAAGCAAGTCCAGACTGTAGCCCGAGTTATGGTGTGGATTGTCGCTGCAGTGACGCTCATTTTCTCCATCCATAGTAATGCAGCTATCGTTGCGCTCCTGCTCATGGGTTACAACTTCGTATCGCAGTTCTTCCCGACCATCTTATTATCGATTTTCGGGCGGGGCGCGGTGAGCAAAGCGGGTGCATTTACAGGCATCTTGGTTGGTGTGCTGCTTGTGGTTTACTTTACTCTGACAAAGCAGTCTCTGTTGTGGGGCGTCAACACGGGATTCTGGGCGCTTCTGGTCAACTTTGTCATCGTCTTGATCGTTTCGGCTGTGACTCGAGACGTAAAGGCTGAGCGCTCAATAACAGTTTAGATGCTGTAGAGGTGCTAGTTACTTTGGTTGTCTAATTAAAAACATACGTCAAGTTAGAGCGCGCCAATCCGTCTGGCGCGCTTTTTTTCTGTCGTTACGCGGTTATAAAAATCTCCTCAGTCGGCAAAATACATGTTGAATCGCCAAACACCTTGATTTATTATTACTTACTGTCTTACTACGAAATTTGAATCTTAAATGCCTGTATATGTAACTTTTTTGCGGGGTTTTGGGATGTCAATTCGCATGTGAGTCATGTAAAGGGAGAAGAACGGGGGAAAAACGGAATGTTGTCAACAACGTGGAAGAAGGGTCTTGCGACCATTACTTCCGTTGGCTTGATCGGTGTGTTGCTTGTGGGTTGTGGAGCAGCTACGTCACCTGGGAACAACGCGGGCGGCAATGCTCAAGCAAATGCCGGTAAGCCAGTCGAAGGCGGCAGTATCACGCTCGACACGTCACAAGCTGTTCCCGATCTCGATCCGGCCGTCGCATTCGACACGACGTCTGCCGAGGTGGACTACGCAATTTACGATCAACTCGTCACGTACCAAAAAAACACCTACAACATTGTCGGAGACTTAGCGACCAATTGGGACGTATCGCAAGATGGTAAAACGTATACGTTCCACATTCGCAAGGGAGTCAAGTATTCCAACGGTGACCCGCTCACTGCTCATGACTTTGTGTTTGAGCTACAGCGGTTGTTGAATAAAAACATGCAGCCCAAACCTTCTCCGGGATCAACGTTCTTTTTCGACATCACGGGCGCGCAGGCTTATTATGAAGGCAAAGCCAAAACCATCAGTGGTGTAAGTACACCGGATGATTACACGCTTGTCATTCATCTCGACAAGCCAGAAAATTTCTTCTTGAAAATCTTAGCAATGCCATTCTTGTCGGCCGTGGATCCAAAGTTTGTGCAGCAGGCAGGTAATGCCGCAATGGACACGACCAAAGCAATGGGCACAGGTCCCTTTGCTCTCCAAACCAATGCTCAAAATCAAGTCGTTTTAGTGAAGAATAAAAATTATTGGCAGAAGGACAAGTCCGGGAATCAATTGCCCTATTTGGACAAAATCACAATCAACGTCAACAATAACGGTCAATTGAGCGCCATGCACTGGGAGCAAGGGCAGACCGCATTTTTGAGTCCTTGGCTAATGGGTGGCGATGGAATTCCCAGTTCGCAATACCCAACCATCATGCATACGCCGAAATACAGCAATCTCGTACAGAAGCAGGACATGAATGCCATTTATTATTACGGTTTAAACACAAGCCCAACCGTAGACGGCAAGAAAAACCCACTTAGCAATCCGACGGTTCGCAAGGCCATCGAGTTTGCTTTTGACGACAGCCAAAT
This is a stretch of genomic DNA from Alicyclobacillus dauci. It encodes these proteins:
- a CDS encoding ABC transporter substrate-binding protein, translating into MSHVKGEERGKNGMLSTTWKKGLATITSVGLIGVLLVGCGAATSPGNNAGGNAQANAGKPVEGGSITLDTSQAVPDLDPAVAFDTTSAEVDYAIYDQLVTYQKNTYNIVGDLATNWDVSQDGKTYTFHIRKGVKYSNGDPLTAHDFVFELQRLLNKNMQPKPSPGSTFFFDITGAQAYYEGKAKTISGVSTPDDYTLVIHLDKPENFFLKILAMPFLSAVDPKFVQQAGNAAMDTTKAMGTGPFALQTNAQNQVVLVKNKNYWQKDKSGNQLPYLDKITINVNNNGQLSAMHWEQGQTAFLSPWLMGGDGIPSSQYPTIMHTPKYSNLVQKQDMNAIYYYGLNTSPTVDGKKNPLSNPTVRKAIEFAFDDSQIVKLNNGAVKGLNQPLPDSLEGYVKNLDPSAQYSYNPAKAKQLLSQAGYANGFTIDVWNENTDGAKKEDQAFQAMLKQIGITVNLHEVAWKDFLTKSMSGTAQAFGSGWNQDFPDASDFLNTLFSSAQIPQNNMTNYSNPQVDQWLNQAQYSTDVQQRDQLYGKVVNKVMSDAVIVPLYQNVGYYCVQPWVHDFYTSPVMYDPFAYIWIDPGH